The following proteins are co-located in the Terriglobia bacterium genome:
- a CDS encoding terminase large subunit, whose translation MAGVSKRAKRAGEYWFDEEAADLAVTFFPRFLEHVKAEWAGQPFELDEWQKARIVRPLFGWKRPDGTRRYRTVYVEVPRKNGKSTLGAGIALILLYADHEPGAEVYSAAADRDQAAIVFDLAKTMVQASPDLSRISEVYRRSIVVPGTGSAYHVLSAEVGTKHGKNAHGVIFDELHAQPNRELWDVLTTSTGARRQPVVLAITTAGYDRESICWELHDYACKVRDGVIRDDSFLPVIYGAALEEDWRDREVWQRVNPGLNVSVKLDYLEQEARKAAETPSYQNTFRRLHLNQWTQQNTRWIDLTVWDACGGAVDPEALRRRECYAGLDLSTTTDIAALVLLFPPVDGDNQFHALPFFWVPEETVAKRSRRDQVPYDAWVRDGFIEATEGNVADYDVIRKWINELAARHDLREVAVDRWNASQITSQLVSDGITIVPFGQGFRDMSGPTKELEKLLLSKRLRHAGNPVLRWMADNVSVRQDPAGNLKPDKAKSTGRIDGIVALIMALGRAIVQCGAGEVRIWGLEG comes from the coding sequence ATGGCTGGCGTAAGCAAGCGGGCCAAGCGGGCAGGGGAGTACTGGTTCGACGAGGAGGCGGCCGACCTCGCCGTCACCTTCTTCCCCCGGTTCCTCGAACATGTGAAAGCCGAATGGGCTGGCCAGCCCTTCGAGCTGGACGAATGGCAGAAGGCGAGGATCGTCCGGCCGCTGTTCGGGTGGAAGCGACCCGACGGCACGCGACGGTACCGTACGGTCTACGTCGAGGTACCCCGGAAGAACGGGAAGTCCACCCTGGGCGCCGGGATCGCCCTGATCTTGCTCTACGCCGACCACGAGCCGGGTGCCGAGGTCTACTCCGCCGCGGCGGATCGCGACCAGGCCGCGATCGTTTTCGACCTCGCAAAGACCATGGTCCAGGCCTCCCCGGACCTGTCCAGGATCTCTGAGGTGTATCGCCGAAGCATCGTCGTCCCGGGGACCGGCTCGGCCTACCACGTACTCAGCGCCGAGGTGGGGACCAAGCACGGAAAGAACGCGCACGGCGTCATCTTCGACGAGCTGCACGCGCAGCCGAACCGGGAGCTGTGGGATGTCCTCACGACCTCGACGGGGGCCCGCCGGCAGCCGGTCGTCCTCGCGATCACGACGGCCGGCTACGACCGGGAGAGCATTTGCTGGGAGCTGCACGACTATGCCTGCAAGGTGCGGGACGGGGTCATCCGGGACGACTCGTTCCTGCCCGTGATCTACGGCGCGGCCCTCGAAGAGGACTGGCGCGACCGGGAGGTGTGGCAGCGGGTCAACCCGGGCCTCAACGTCTCGGTGAAGCTCGACTACCTCGAGCAGGAGGCGCGCAAGGCCGCCGAGACGCCCTCGTACCAGAACACGTTCCGGCGGCTGCACCTGAACCAGTGGACCCAGCAGAACACGCGCTGGATCGATCTGACGGTCTGGGACGCGTGCGGTGGTGCCGTGGACCCGGAGGCACTTCGCCGCCGCGAATGCTATGCCGGGCTCGACCTATCAACCACGACCGACATCGCCGCGCTGGTGCTTCTGTTCCCGCCCGTCGACGGCGACAACCAGTTCCACGCTCTCCCATTCTTCTGGGTGCCGGAGGAGACGGTCGCGAAGCGTTCCAGGCGGGACCAGGTGCCGTACGACGCCTGGGTCCGGGACGGGTTCATCGAGGCCACCGAGGGCAACGTCGCCGACTACGACGTGATCCGCAAGTGGATCAACGAGCTGGCGGCACGCCACGATCTCCGGGAGGTCGCGGTCGATCGCTGGAACGCGAGCCAGATCACGTCGCAGCTCGTAAGCGACGGGATCACGATCGTCCCGTTCGGCCAGGGCTTCCGGGACATGTCGGGGCCGACCAAGGAGCTGGAGAAGCTGTTGCTGTCGAAGCGGCTGCGGCACGCCGGGAACCCGGTTCTTCGTTGGATGGCCGACAACGTCTCGGTGAGGCAGGATCCCGCGGGAAACCTGAAGCCGGACAAGGCGAAGAGCACGGGCCGGATCGACGGGATCGTGGCGCTGATCATGGCCCTCGGGCGGGCGATCGTGCAGTGCGGCGCGGGCGAGGTGAGGATCTGGGGCCTCGAGGGTTGA
- a CDS encoding ATP-binding protein — MVKHLGLSMYRGSVPALAELISNSWDADARKVVVKIPFGVGMKDQRIEVADDGRGMTWDEVQRAYLVVGRDRRKAEGEKTQVGRTVMGRKGLGKLAGFGIARVVDVRTVRSGRVTHFQMDFEQMTKGGQAELVQSYEPSVIEDGETSEPNGTLVLLTDLQITRPIDEDDFRESMSRRFSILGKGFRVEINGKVLETYSPPLQFRFEGPNGGWEDVPGVGGVKWWIGFTEKPIRRENARGVSILVRDKMAQTPFFFDLSGGAHGQAGMQYMTGEVCADQLDSERDFVGTDRQGIVWTEPLPEALLKWGQAKIRERLSEWAELRVQTNEKRLEATLTSLDKRVGERISRLRPVEQKEAREVIRKLASIESMTDDPDRARELLDLVLRAFEDSSFFALVKALGQADQAERDQVLKLVTELDVFETVKLAEVVRARVEVIRKFQEMIEKDVPEKPDMQNFLFQHPWLIDPEWLVVDHEKGLETLLVEHFGLDRSADPDSDRRVDFFCVSSRGRYLIVEVKRPSKVIGQNEIVQIINYLGYLRQQAPGQPGQPNRYEGVLVGHHISPDAGVRWRETAAKEGITVRTWTELLDVAERIHREFLTAVKRRVPEDARIQSLPPLGEAEAVE, encoded by the coding sequence TTGGTCAAACACCTCGGCCTGTCCATGTACCGAGGCTCGGTCCCCGCACTTGCCGAACTTATATCCAACTCCTGGGACGCGGATGCCAGGAAGGTGGTCGTGAAGATCCCTTTCGGCGTTGGCATGAAGGACCAACGAATCGAGGTCGCTGACGATGGCCGCGGAATGACTTGGGATGAAGTGCAGAGGGCATATCTCGTCGTCGGACGCGACCGCCGGAAGGCTGAAGGGGAGAAGACGCAGGTCGGCCGAACCGTGATGGGTCGGAAGGGCTTGGGCAAGCTTGCGGGGTTCGGCATCGCTCGAGTTGTAGATGTACGGACAGTACGATCAGGACGGGTCACGCATTTCCAGATGGACTTCGAACAGATGACTAAGGGTGGTCAGGCCGAGCTCGTCCAAAGTTACGAGCCCTCGGTCATCGAGGACGGCGAGACGAGCGAGCCGAACGGGACACTCGTTCTCTTGACCGACCTGCAAATCACGCGGCCGATAGACGAGGACGATTTCCGCGAGTCCATGTCGCGGAGGTTCTCGATCCTCGGCAAGGGCTTCCGGGTCGAAATCAACGGAAAGGTCCTGGAAACCTACAGCCCGCCCCTGCAGTTTCGATTCGAAGGACCGAACGGAGGATGGGAGGACGTGCCGGGTGTAGGTGGTGTGAAATGGTGGATAGGATTCACCGAAAAGCCCATCCGTCGCGAGAACGCACGCGGCGTCAGCATCCTCGTTCGGGACAAGATGGCACAAACTCCCTTCTTCTTCGACCTCTCGGGCGGGGCCCATGGACAAGCCGGGATGCAGTACATGACGGGAGAAGTCTGCGCTGACCAGCTTGATAGCGAGCGGGACTTTGTCGGTACTGACCGCCAGGGGATCGTCTGGACGGAGCCTCTCCCCGAGGCGTTGCTAAAGTGGGGGCAGGCCAAAATACGGGAGAGGCTGAGCGAATGGGCCGAACTCCGCGTGCAAACCAACGAGAAGCGTCTGGAGGCGACGCTCACGAGTCTGGACAAGCGGGTCGGGGAACGAATCTCTCGACTCCGACCGGTCGAACAGAAGGAAGCCCGCGAGGTCATACGCAAGCTCGCCTCCATCGAGAGCATGACCGACGATCCTGATCGAGCCCGAGAGCTGCTGGACCTCGTTCTGCGCGCCTTCGAAGACAGCTCCTTTTTCGCCCTCGTCAAAGCCCTCGGACAGGCCGATCAAGCGGAGCGAGATCAGGTCCTGAAGCTCGTAACAGAACTTGATGTTTTTGAAACGGTGAAGCTCGCCGAGGTCGTGCGTGCTCGCGTGGAAGTGATCCGAAAGTTCCAGGAGATGATCGAGAAGGACGTCCCTGAGAAGCCAGACATGCAGAACTTTCTATTCCAGCATCCGTGGCTCATCGATCCGGAATGGCTCGTCGTAGATCATGAAAAGGGGCTCGAAACACTTCTCGTTGAGCATTTCGGGCTTGACAGATCGGCTGATCCAGACTCGGACAGGCGAGTGGATTTCTTCTGCGTCTCGAGCCGCGGCCGGTATTTGATCGTGGAAGTCAAGCGACCGAGTAAGGTAATCGGCCAGAACGAAATTGTCCAGATCATCAATTACTTGGGATACCTAAGACAGCAGGCGCCAGGTCAGCCAGGACAACCCAATCGTTACGAGGGAGTCCTGGTCGGGCATCACATTTCCCCTGACGCTGGAGTCAGATGGAGAGAAACCGCTGCGAAGGAAGGCATCACCGTGCGTACCTGGACAGAACTCCTCGATGTCGCCGAGCGCATTCACAGGGAATTCCTGACGGCCGTCAAGCGACGTGTGCCAGAGGATGCCCGAATTCAGAGCCTCCCGCCGCTCGGGGAAGCAGAGGCGGTTGAGTGA
- a CDS encoding DNA cytosine methyltransferase, with amino-acid sequence MRAINGRPFTAIDLCSGPGGVTTGYKAAGIRVLAALDIDNDARATYTANHPEVKLLADDLLKLDPSTLLQETGLEPGELDILTACVPCQTFSSLAREMFARDPRNKLVLRIARVVAVVQPRAVVIENVPALRQNRRFKLLVCRLREYGYGIWHDIVDAADFGVPQRRRRLVLIAIHGASDDNVPQLVPRNPRLRGFRRRRTVRDALRLARRGRCEDSLARPRTDYPVLVARRIRSIPVNGGSRSSLDDDLELECHSRIKQGGAASSYGRMKYDDVAPTLTTRCVTPACGRFLHPRANRAITLREAACLQTFPLGYVFKGGTMAVQSQIGNAVPPRLSRAIAVIVSDALAKRGDRIREPSRTSARAPVAGSRVPRR; translated from the coding sequence GTGAGAGCAATAAACGGTCGGCCGTTCACGGCAATCGATCTCTGCTCCGGGCCGGGTGGGGTCACGACGGGTTACAAGGCTGCAGGAATCCGAGTCCTGGCGGCACTGGACATCGACAACGATGCGCGGGCCACGTACACCGCAAACCATCCTGAAGTGAAGCTGCTCGCAGATGACCTGCTGAAACTAGACCCGTCGACTCTCCTCCAAGAGACCGGGCTGGAGCCTGGCGAGTTGGACATCCTGACTGCATGCGTACCGTGTCAGACCTTTTCGTCGCTGGCTCGGGAGATGTTCGCGCGGGACCCAAGGAATAAGCTTGTGCTACGGATTGCTCGCGTCGTGGCAGTGGTACAACCGCGGGCCGTCGTGATAGAGAACGTCCCGGCGCTTCGGCAAAATCGGCGCTTCAAGCTATTGGTCTGTCGTCTGCGAGAATATGGCTACGGAATCTGGCACGACATTGTTGACGCGGCGGATTTCGGGGTGCCTCAGCGCAGGCGTCGACTTGTGCTAATCGCGATCCACGGCGCGAGCGATGACAACGTACCACAGTTGGTGCCTCGCAACCCGCGGCTTCGAGGTTTCCGTCGGCGCCGTACGGTGCGTGATGCGCTCCGGCTTGCGCGACGCGGGAGATGCGAAGACAGCTTGGCTCGGCCACGAACGGACTATCCCGTGCTCGTCGCGAGGCGGATTAGGTCCATTCCCGTGAATGGAGGCAGCAGGTCCAGTCTTGACGACGACCTCGAATTGGAGTGTCATTCGAGAATCAAGCAAGGTGGGGCCGCCAGTTCGTACGGTCGGATGAAGTACGATGATGTCGCTCCCACGCTAACAACGAGATGCGTGACTCCGGCATGCGGTCGATTCCTCCACCCTCGCGCAAACCGGGCCATCACGCTGCGGGAGGCGGCCTGCCTTCAGACGTTCCCTCTGGGTTATGTGTTCAAGGGCGGGACGATGGCAGTGCAGTCACAGATCGGGAATGCAGTGCCGCCGCGGCTATCGCGAGCGATCGCCGTGATTGTGAGCGACGCATTGGCTAAGAGGGGCGATCGCATTCGTGAGCCTTCGCGTACTTCCGCTCGAGCCCCTGTAGCTGGGTCGCGAGTGCCTCGACGGTAG
- a CDS encoding phage terminase small subunit P27 family: protein MGRRGPPPKPTALKVLAGNPGKKPLNRSEPKPQQGTPHCPAWLSPEARKVWRRLVPQLRVMRVLTPVDADALAAYCHTFVGWRAAEEFLSKHGMVYPIRDDQNRLKCMQQFPQVAIARNLLLVLRAYQQEFGLTPASRSRIAIHDEPDRSSDAYRWLA from the coding sequence ATGGGCCGCCGCGGACCGCCGCCCAAGCCGACCGCGCTCAAGGTCCTCGCCGGCAACCCGGGAAAGAAGCCGCTCAACCGGAGCGAGCCGAAGCCTCAGCAGGGGACGCCGCACTGCCCGGCGTGGCTGTCCCCCGAGGCCAGGAAGGTCTGGAGACGGCTCGTCCCGCAGCTGCGCGTGATGCGGGTCCTGACGCCGGTCGACGCGGACGCGCTCGCCGCCTACTGCCACACGTTCGTGGGCTGGCGGGCTGCCGAGGAGTTTCTGTCAAAGCACGGCATGGTCTACCCCATCCGCGACGACCAGAACCGGCTCAAGTGCATGCAGCAGTTTCCCCAGGTCGCGATCGCCCGGAACCTCCTGCTCGTCCTCCGGGCGTACCAGCAGGAGTTCGGCCTGACCCCGGCGTCGCGATCCCGCATCGCGATCCATGACGAGCCGGATCGATCGAGCGACGCGTATCGATGGCTGGCGTAA
- a CDS encoding HNH endonuclease: protein MPTRPAKPCRWPGCPALTHERFCPEHQRDEYHRQDANRPGTKERGYAGGWFVLRQEILRRDQHVCRACGGHATDVDHIVPKRAGGTDDPKNLQALCHACHSAKTMRESVNPRTAMG, encoded by the coding sequence GTGCCGACTCGACCTGCCAAGCCCTGCCGCTGGCCTGGATGCCCCGCGCTGACCCATGAGAGGTTCTGCCCCGAGCACCAGCGCGACGAGTACCACCGGCAGGACGCGAACCGGCCTGGGACGAAGGAACGCGGCTACGCGGGCGGGTGGTTTGTCCTGCGGCAGGAGATCCTGCGACGCGACCAGCACGTGTGCCGTGCCTGCGGTGGCCACGCGACGGACGTCGACCACATCGTACCGAAGCGGGCCGGCGGGACGGATGATCCGAAGAACCTGCAGGCGCTCTGCCATGCCTGCCATTCAGCCAAAACCATGCGGGAGAGCGTAAATCCGAGGACGGCGATGGGGTAA
- a CDS encoding DNA modification methylase has translation MAAPYNPRKISDHDLDALRRSLRFFGTVEPVVVNRRSGHIVGGHQRVKAAEAEGIDTLPVVYVELDDPSERQLNLALNRIHGEWDEEKLAAVLAELEQVGADLDLTGFTAEEIDQLVHGGDVPADGLTDPDQIPEPPDEPATQRGDLIILGTHRLLCADSANPMNVELLLGDERIHLVNTDPPYNVKVEPRSNNAIAAGLVTKGNVPGGRGHHQALDLARHPEKAHPTGKMRARDRVLENDYLPPEEFAGKLRDWFKNMANALEPGRSFYIWGGYANLLNYPSAFLDAGLYFSQGIIWDKQWPVLTRKDYMGAHEWCFYGWREGAAHYFNPEITNAQDIWRVRKVAPPAMIHLTEKPVELAELAMTYSSKRGEHVLDLFGGSGSTLIAAERLGRRAFLIEIDPAYCDVIVTRWQDFTGKKAEGWRGNE, from the coding sequence ATGGCCGCCCCCTACAACCCTCGAAAGATCTCCGACCACGACCTGGACGCCCTCCGTCGGTCCCTGCGGTTCTTCGGCACCGTCGAGCCGGTGGTGGTCAACCGGCGCTCCGGCCACATCGTGGGCGGCCACCAGCGGGTCAAGGCGGCCGAGGCCGAGGGGATCGACACGCTCCCGGTTGTCTACGTCGAACTCGACGACCCGTCCGAGCGGCAGCTCAACCTCGCGCTCAACCGGATCCACGGCGAGTGGGACGAGGAGAAGTTGGCTGCGGTCCTCGCCGAGCTGGAGCAGGTCGGTGCCGACCTCGACCTCACCGGCTTCACCGCCGAAGAGATCGACCAGCTAGTCCACGGCGGCGACGTCCCGGCGGACGGCCTGACCGACCCCGATCAGATCCCGGAGCCTCCTGACGAGCCTGCCACGCAGCGGGGCGACCTGATTATCCTCGGGACGCACCGGCTGCTTTGCGCGGACAGCGCCAACCCGATGAACGTGGAGTTGCTTCTTGGGGATGAGCGGATCCACCTCGTCAACACGGATCCGCCGTACAACGTGAAAGTGGAGCCCCGGTCGAACAACGCCATCGCCGCGGGGCTCGTCACGAAGGGCAACGTACCGGGAGGAAGAGGTCACCACCAGGCCCTCGACCTCGCGAGGCACCCGGAGAAGGCGCATCCGACAGGAAAGATGCGGGCCCGCGATCGGGTCCTGGAGAACGACTACCTGCCGCCCGAGGAGTTTGCCGGGAAGCTCCGGGACTGGTTCAAGAACATGGCGAACGCGCTCGAGCCCGGGAGGTCGTTCTACATCTGGGGCGGATACGCGAACCTCCTGAACTATCCGTCGGCGTTCCTCGACGCCGGGCTCTACTTCTCCCAGGGCATCATCTGGGACAAGCAATGGCCGGTGCTGACCAGAAAAGACTACATGGGCGCGCACGAGTGGTGCTTCTACGGCTGGCGTGAGGGTGCCGCGCACTACTTCAACCCGGAGATCACGAACGCCCAAGACATCTGGCGGGTCCGCAAGGTCGCTCCGCCGGCGATGATCCATCTCACGGAGAAGCCGGTCGAGTTGGCCGAACTCGCGATGACCTACTCGTCGAAGCGTGGCGAGCACGTGCTCGATCTATTCGGGGGCTCCGGCTCCACCCTCATCGCAGCCGAGCGCCTCGGGCGCCGAGCATTCCTGATCGAGATTGACCCCGCCTACTGCGACGTCATCGTCACCCGGTGGCAGGACTTCACGGGCAAGAAGGCCGAAGGCTGGCGAGGTAACGAGTGA
- a CDS encoding very short patch repair endonuclease — MSRVRRHGTEPEIHVRRAVRALGWRFRMHVKDLPGCPDIVLVDFRMVLRVHGCFWHGHRCKRGRLPTTNRAFWIAKIENNRSRDRRTQRQLRSLGWRVVTLWECRLRASTVEALATQLQGLERKYAKAHECDRPS, encoded by the coding sequence ATGTCCAGAGTCCGGCGCCACGGAACAGAGCCTGAAATCCACGTCCGGCGCGCGGTCCGTGCTCTCGGCTGGCGATTCAGAATGCACGTCAAAGATCTTCCGGGCTGCCCAGATATCGTGCTGGTCGACTTCCGCATGGTGCTGCGCGTTCATGGTTGCTTCTGGCACGGCCACCGCTGCAAGCGTGGTAGGCTTCCCACAACGAACCGAGCATTCTGGATAGCGAAGATCGAAAACAATCGTTCGCGCGACCGAAGAACCCAGCGACAGCTTCGGTCGTTGGGCTGGAGAGTCGTAACACTCTGGGAATGTCGCTTGCGGGCCTCTACCGTCGAGGCACTCGCGACCCAGCTACAGGGGCTCGAGCGGAAGTACGCGAAGGCTCACGAATGCGATCGCCCCTCTTAG